From Streptomyces sp. 6-11-2, one genomic window encodes:
- a CDS encoding fumarylacetoacetate hydrolase family protein, whose protein sequence is MPEYRRILLDGAAVQVTVDADELIAGDGRRVKTDDAQHLPPVVPSKVIAVHLNHRSRVDEFRIGLPDTPTYFHKPTSALNSHKGAIVRPEGCKWLNYEGEVAIVIGRTARNISPAEAGEYIAGYTVANDYGLHDFRDTDAGSMLRVKGSDTLCPLGPGLVTDWDFHGKRLRTYVNGEVVQDGSTDEMTWDMHYLVADIARTITLHPGDVLLSGTPANSRPVRPGDVVEVEVEGLGRLTNHVVTGPTPIRTDVGAQPTESEEVLSTALGGDWEFRGIRPPRR, encoded by the coding sequence ATGCCCGAGTACCGCCGCATCCTGCTCGACGGTGCCGCCGTCCAGGTCACCGTCGACGCGGACGAACTGATCGCCGGGGACGGCCGCCGCGTCAAGACCGACGACGCGCAGCACCTGCCCCCGGTGGTCCCCTCCAAAGTCATCGCCGTCCACCTCAACCACCGCAGCCGGGTGGACGAGTTCCGGATCGGCCTGCCCGACACCCCGACGTACTTCCACAAGCCGACCTCCGCCCTCAACTCCCACAAGGGCGCGATCGTGCGCCCCGAGGGCTGCAAGTGGCTCAACTACGAGGGCGAGGTCGCCATCGTCATCGGCAGGACGGCGCGCAACATCTCGCCGGCCGAGGCGGGGGAGTACATCGCCGGGTACACCGTCGCCAACGACTACGGCCTGCACGACTTCCGCGACACCGACGCCGGTTCCATGCTGCGCGTCAAGGGCTCCGACACCCTCTGCCCGCTCGGCCCCGGCCTCGTCACCGACTGGGACTTCCACGGCAAGCGGCTGCGGACCTACGTCAACGGCGAAGTCGTCCAGGACGGCTCGACCGACGAGATGACCTGGGACATGCACTACCTGGTCGCGGACATCGCCCGCACCATCACCCTCCACCCCGGTGACGTGCTGCTCTCCGGCACCCCCGCCAACTCGCGTCCCGTCCGGCCGGGCGACGTCGTCGAGGTCGAGGTCGAGGGACTGGGCCGGCTCACCAACCACGTCGTCACCGGCCCGACCCCGATCCGGACCGACGTCGGCGCCCAGCCCACCGAGTCCGAGGAGGTGCTGTCCACCGCGCTCGGCGGCGACTGGGAATTCCGTGGCATCCGCCCACCACGCCGCTGA
- a CDS encoding acetoacetate decarboxylase family protein: protein MTTVRGFFHPKTATGASSLIPSPPWHYSGDLLTVEYRTDPARVRELLPEPLELADDDPGAVALIWADWQSCAASGEELLDPVRAQYKEAFAVVRCTYRGQTYTRCVHIWVDKDFAIARGLHQGYPKKFGSIHQTRPHPYGPAPRIEAGARFGATLAAADRRIAQAVVTLREPSDTNGFVNGHPMAHHRWLPSVEKGKGLALDELIESGAASFEGGQPWVGEADLELFEAPTEELARLEVREPIAAYYRQVGVVWDGGRLLESGTSGAE from the coding sequence ATGACCACCGTCCGCGGATTCTTCCACCCCAAGACGGCGACGGGCGCCTCGTCGCTGATCCCCTCCCCGCCGTGGCACTACTCCGGCGACCTGCTCACTGTCGAGTACCGCACCGACCCGGCACGCGTGCGCGAACTGCTGCCCGAGCCGCTGGAACTCGCCGACGACGACCCCGGCGCCGTGGCGCTGATCTGGGCGGACTGGCAGTCCTGCGCCGCTTCCGGCGAAGAGCTGCTCGACCCGGTGCGCGCCCAGTACAAGGAGGCCTTCGCCGTTGTCCGCTGCACGTATCGCGGGCAGACGTACACGCGGTGCGTCCACATCTGGGTCGACAAGGACTTCGCCATCGCCCGCGGGCTGCACCAGGGCTACCCGAAGAAGTTCGGCTCCATCCACCAGACCCGCCCGCACCCCTACGGGCCGGCCCCGCGGATCGAGGCGGGCGCCCGCTTCGGCGCGACGCTCGCCGCCGCCGACCGCCGTATCGCCCAGGCCGTGGTCACCCTGCGCGAGCCGTCCGACACCAACGGCTTCGTCAACGGCCACCCCATGGCCCACCACCGCTGGCTGCCGTCCGTCGAGAAGGGCAAGGGCCTCGCCCTGGACGAGCTGATCGAGTCCGGCGCCGCCTCCTTCGAGGGCGGGCAGCCGTGGGTCGGCGAAGCCGATCTGGAGCTGTTCGAGGCGCCCACCGAGGAACTGGCCCGGCTGGAGGTGCGCGAGCCCATCGCCGCGTACTACCGCCAGGTCGGCGTGGTGTGGGACGGCGGCCGCCTGCTGGAGTCCGGCACGTCCGGAGCCGAGTGA
- a CDS encoding RNA-guided endonuclease TnpB family protein: MTAIQVKRAFKYRFYPTDAQAAELSRTFGCVRKVYNMALAARTEAWARQERVNYNQTSAMLTEWKKTEELAYLGEVSAVPLQQALRHLQAAFTGFFGKRAKYPRFKSRKKSCRSAEYTTSGFRIRDGQLTLAKMDRPLDIVWSRPLPEGASPSTVTVSQDSAGRWFVSMLCEDPSVRPLPAADAAVGIDVGLDHLLTLSTGEKIANPRHERKDRARLARAQRELSRKARGDGANRCKARLKVARIHARITDRRRDHLHKLTTRLVCENQTLVIEDLTVRNMVKNRSLARAISDAAWSQFRSLLEYKAAWYGREVIAVDRFFPSSRLCSACGALAESMPLSVRTWTCACGTTHDRDANAAKNLLAAGLAASVCGAGVRPQRRTPDGQSATKQKTSQREP, translated from the coding sequence ATGACGGCCATTCAGGTGAAGCGGGCGTTCAAGTACCGCTTCTATCCGACCGATGCGCAGGCAGCCGAGCTGTCGCGCACGTTCGGCTGTGTGCGCAAGGTCTACAACATGGCACTCGCGGCCCGTACCGAGGCGTGGGCGCGGCAGGAGCGGGTCAACTACAACCAGACGTCGGCGATGCTGACTGAATGGAAGAAGACCGAGGAACTGGCCTACTTGGGCGAGGTGTCCGCGGTGCCGCTTCAGCAGGCGCTGCGACACTTGCAGGCGGCGTTCACAGGCTTCTTCGGCAAGCGGGCCAAGTACCCGCGGTTCAAGTCGCGCAAGAAGTCGTGCAGGAGCGCGGAGTACACCACCAGCGGGTTCCGGATCCGGGACGGGCAGCTGACGCTGGCCAAGATGGACCGGCCGCTGGACATCGTCTGGTCCCGGCCCCTGCCTGAGGGCGCATCCCCGTCCACGGTGACCGTCTCCCAGGACAGCGCGGGGCGCTGGTTCGTGTCGATGCTGTGCGAGGACCCCAGCGTGCGCCCGCTGCCGGCTGCGGACGCGGCGGTCGGGATCGACGTGGGACTGGACCACCTGCTGACCCTCTCGACCGGTGAGAAGATCGCCAACCCGAGGCACGAACGCAAGGACCGCGCCCGCCTGGCCAGGGCCCAGCGGGAGCTGTCCCGCAAGGCCAGGGGCGACGGCGCCAACCGGTGCAAAGCCCGGCTGAAGGTCGCGAGGATCCACGCCCGGATCACCGACCGCAGGCGTGATCACCTGCACAAGCTGACCACTCGACTCGTGTGTGAAAACCAAACGCTCGTGATCGAGGACCTCACCGTGCGCAACATGGTCAAGAACCGGAGCCTGGCCCGCGCCATCAGTGATGCGGCATGGTCTCAGTTCAGGAGCCTTCTGGAGTACAAGGCCGCCTGGTACGGGCGGGAAGTGATCGCGGTCGACCGCTTCTTCCCGTCCTCCAGGCTGTGCTCCGCCTGCGGCGCTCTCGCCGAGAGCATGCCGCTGAGCGTCCGTACCTGGACGTGCGCCTGCGGGACGACCCATGACCGGGACGCGAACGCGGCGAAGAACCTCCTGGCCGCCGGGCTGGCGGCGTCGGTCTGTGGAGCCGGTGTAAGACCTCAACGGAGAACTCCGGACGGGCAGTCGGCGACGAAGCAGAAAACCTCACAGCGCGAGCCGTGA
- a CDS encoding TetR/AcrR family transcriptional regulator has product MESGAPAAAGPGRRSRKRVRNYGAGRDALLDAAVRVVARGGLRKLTYRAVAQEAGVTHGLVVHHFGSRDALIEEALAHAVRSSLNSSALEPGTGRVADFSAGLSDMVESGPDLQAFQYELLLEARRRPELMPHLRALYEEYFGATRRELSQMLARPVDRGLYRLVFAALEGLVLHQLVFGEREVTEEALARLRELLGQLAADPDEA; this is encoded by the coding sequence GTGGAGTCCGGCGCGCCCGCCGCAGCCGGTCCTGGCCGGCGGTCGCGTAAGCGGGTGCGGAACTACGGGGCCGGCCGGGACGCGCTGCTCGACGCCGCCGTGCGGGTGGTGGCCCGCGGGGGGCTGCGCAAGCTGACCTACCGGGCCGTGGCGCAGGAGGCCGGGGTCACGCACGGGCTCGTCGTGCACCACTTCGGCTCGCGCGATGCCCTGATCGAGGAGGCACTCGCCCACGCCGTGCGCTCCTCACTGAACAGCAGCGCGCTCGAACCCGGCACGGGCAGGGTCGCGGACTTCTCCGCCGGGCTGTCGGACATGGTGGAGTCCGGCCCGGACCTCCAGGCCTTCCAGTACGAGCTGCTGCTGGAGGCGCGCCGCCGTCCCGAGCTCATGCCGCACCTGCGCGCCCTGTACGAGGAGTATTTCGGCGCCACCCGGCGGGAGCTGTCCCAGATGCTCGCCCGGCCGGTCGACCGGGGCCTGTACCGGCTGGTCTTCGCGGCCCTGGAGGGCCTGGTCCTGCACCAGCTCGTGTTCGGCGAGCGCGAGGTCACCGAAGAGGCCCTCGCCCGGCTGCGCGAACTGCTCGGGCAGCTCGCCGCCGACCCTGACGAGGCCTGA
- a CDS encoding aldehyde dehydrogenase translates to MTDTHTITVASVAVDTRHWIGGERVASAGTFTDVSPIDGAALGEISRGTASEAAAAVAAAKAAFPAWAATPPAERARLLHAIADGVEKRLEDLAIVETTDNGALLRSHRRGVMPRVAHNFRFFADWLLRLGREDFETRGHTNHVSWDPAGPCVLITPWNAPLMLATWKVAPALAAGNTVILKPAEWSPLTASLLADIAAEAGLPAGVLNVVQGLGSEIGDALTSHPDVRRISFTGSVPTARRISASAAANLTPLSLELGGKSPLLVFADADLDLAVDLAVEQYDNAGQVCLAGTRLLVEESIAEEFTRRFREKASRLVQGDPRDEATDIGPNIHPRQLEKIDGFVRRALAAGARAVIGGHRKDDRFYAPTLLTDVAQDSEIVQEEVFGPVLTLQTFGTEEEAVRLANDTRFGLAATLTTGDHERAERVTARLVAGTVWVNCFFVRDLQAPFGGSRHSGVGREGGTWSFDFYCDLKNTVTAPEGWKDHG, encoded by the coding sequence ATGACCGACACCCACACCATCACCGTCGCCTCAGTCGCCGTCGACACCCGGCACTGGATCGGCGGCGAACGCGTCGCCTCCGCGGGCACCTTCACCGACGTCTCGCCCATCGACGGCGCCGCGCTCGGCGAGATCTCCCGCGGTACCGCGAGCGAGGCCGCCGCGGCCGTGGCCGCCGCCAAGGCCGCCTTCCCCGCCTGGGCCGCCACCCCGCCCGCCGAACGCGCCCGCCTCCTGCACGCCATCGCCGACGGCGTGGAGAAGCGGCTCGAAGATCTCGCGATCGTCGAGACCACCGACAACGGCGCCCTGCTGCGCTCCCACCGCCGCGGTGTCATGCCGCGCGTCGCGCACAACTTCCGCTTCTTCGCCGACTGGCTGCTCCGGCTCGGCCGCGAGGACTTCGAGACTCGCGGCCACACCAACCACGTCAGCTGGGACCCGGCCGGCCCCTGCGTGCTGATCACGCCGTGGAACGCGCCGCTGATGCTGGCCACCTGGAAGGTCGCCCCGGCCCTCGCCGCCGGCAACACGGTGATCCTGAAGCCCGCCGAGTGGTCCCCGCTGACCGCCTCGCTGCTCGCCGACATCGCCGCCGAGGCCGGGCTCCCGGCCGGCGTCCTCAACGTCGTCCAGGGCCTCGGCTCGGAGATCGGCGACGCGCTCACCTCGCATCCGGACGTGCGCCGGATCAGCTTCACGGGCTCCGTCCCGACGGCCAGGCGCATCTCCGCGTCGGCCGCCGCGAACCTCACCCCGCTCAGCCTCGAACTCGGCGGCAAGTCCCCGCTGCTGGTGTTCGCCGACGCCGACCTCGACCTCGCCGTGGACCTCGCGGTGGAGCAGTACGACAACGCCGGCCAGGTCTGCCTGGCGGGCACCCGGCTGCTGGTGGAGGAGTCGATCGCCGAGGAGTTCACCCGTCGCTTCAGGGAGAAGGCCTCCCGGCTGGTGCAGGGCGACCCGCGCGACGAGGCCACCGACATCGGCCCCAACATCCACCCCCGCCAGCTGGAGAAGATAGACGGCTTCGTGCGGCGGGCGCTCGCGGCCGGGGCCCGGGCCGTCATCGGCGGCCACCGGAAGGACGACCGGTTCTACGCACCGACGCTGCTGACCGACGTCGCCCAGGACTCGGAGATCGTGCAGGAGGAGGTCTTCGGCCCCGTGCTGACCCTCCAGACCTTCGGCACCGAGGAAGAGGCCGTCCGCCTCGCCAACGACACCCGCTTCGGCCTGGCCGCCACCCTCACCACCGGCGACCACGAGCGCGCCGAACGCGTCACCGCGCGGCTCGTCGCCGGCACCGTCTGGGTCAACTGCTTCTTCGTCCGCGACCTCCAGGCCCCCTTCGGCGGCTCCCGCCACTCCGGCGTCGGCCGGGAGGGCGGCACCTGGAGCTTCGACTTCTACTGCGACCTGAAGAACACCGTCACCGCCCCGGAGGGATGGAAGGACCATGGGTGA
- a CDS encoding APC family permease: MDSQTASAERTVRDTSTAATLKPNALGVLGILFFVLSAQAPLTGIAGAAPISVAIGNGAGTPAAYVLAGAMILLFSVGFVAMGRHVVDAGAFYTYIGTGLGRTAGAGSAGLALFSYCVIQAAMYGLYGSIVSGLVAHHTGLDLPWWVWALATMAVVKVLGAAGIEMGARVLAVFVTAEFSILLVFGLVMLFKGGGPEGLGVTDSFSPSAALRGAPGVAVMFAVASMFGFEATAIYGEEARDPSRTVPRATYLSVLVVTGFFALTSWMLISAYGASKASAAAGEALASGDSTGFVFAPIAAEFGGWVNQVLPILLATSLFAGILTFHNSANRYLFSLGRDGLLPPGLCRLNSRHAPAAAGWVQTVVAVALVVPFALTGKDPVLTLFSWFSGVAVLAMMLLYLLTSVSVVVFFRRERLDGRVWNTLVAPVLGVLGLAGAIWLILANFTTLIGGSTGTAVCLTLLVPAVLALGAVKERVGRRRAATP; the protein is encoded by the coding sequence GTGGACAGTCAGACGGCCTCCGCGGAGCGGACCGTACGGGACACATCCACCGCAGCCACGCTCAAGCCCAATGCGCTGGGCGTTTTGGGCATCCTCTTCTTCGTCCTGTCCGCGCAGGCCCCCCTCACCGGGATCGCCGGGGCGGCCCCGATCTCCGTGGCCATCGGCAACGGAGCCGGCACACCCGCCGCCTATGTGCTCGCGGGCGCCATGATCCTGCTGTTCTCGGTCGGCTTCGTCGCCATGGGACGGCACGTCGTCGACGCCGGCGCCTTCTACACCTACATCGGCACCGGGCTCGGCCGTACCGCCGGAGCCGGCAGCGCGGGCCTCGCCCTGTTCTCGTACTGCGTCATCCAGGCGGCCATGTACGGGCTGTACGGCTCCATCGTCAGCGGACTGGTCGCCCACCACACCGGCCTGGACCTGCCGTGGTGGGTCTGGGCGCTGGCCACCATGGCCGTGGTGAAGGTGCTCGGGGCCGCCGGTATCGAGATGGGCGCCCGCGTACTGGCCGTCTTCGTCACCGCCGAGTTCAGCATCCTGCTGGTGTTCGGACTGGTCATGCTGTTCAAGGGCGGCGGGCCCGAGGGGCTCGGCGTGACCGACAGCTTCTCGCCGTCCGCGGCGCTCCGGGGCGCACCCGGGGTCGCCGTGATGTTCGCCGTCGCCTCCATGTTCGGCTTCGAGGCCACCGCGATCTACGGCGAGGAGGCGCGCGACCCCAGCAGAACCGTGCCGCGGGCCACCTACCTGTCCGTCCTCGTGGTCACCGGCTTCTTCGCGCTGACCTCCTGGATGCTGATCTCCGCCTACGGCGCCTCGAAGGCGTCGGCGGCCGCGGGCGAGGCGCTGGCGAGCGGGGACTCGACCGGCTTCGTCTTCGCGCCGATCGCCGCGGAGTTCGGCGGCTGGGTGAACCAGGTGCTGCCGATCCTGCTCGCCACCTCCCTGTTCGCGGGCATCCTCACCTTCCACAACTCCGCCAACCGCTACCTGTTCTCGCTCGGCCGCGACGGGCTGCTGCCGCCGGGCCTGTGCAGGCTCAACTCCCGCCACGCGCCCGCGGCCGCCGGCTGGGTGCAGACCGTGGTCGCCGTGGCCCTGGTCGTCCCGTTCGCGCTGACCGGCAAGGACCCGGTGCTGACCCTCTTCTCCTGGTTCAGCGGGGTCGCCGTCCTGGCGATGATGCTGCTCTACCTGCTGACCTCGGTGTCGGTGGTCGTCTTCTTCCGCCGCGAGCGCCTGGACGGCCGGGTGTGGAACACGCTCGTCGCCCCGGTGCTGGGCGTGCTGGGCCTGGCGGGCGCGATCTGGCTGATCCTCGCCAACTTCACGACCCTGATCGGCGGTTCGACCGGCACGGCCGTGTGCCTCACCCTCCTGGTGCCGGCGGTACTGGCGCTCGGCGCGGTCAAGGAACGGGTCGGGCGACGGCGCGCGGCGACGCCGTAA
- a CDS encoding 3,4-dihydroxyphenylacetate 2,3-dioxygenase has protein sequence MGEIVGAGLLAHVPTVVLPKETRLELNEGKEITLVTGLQQLREDVFARDDAHAYDTVVVLDSHWATTVEFVVTAQHRRAGLFTSEELPRGMCRMPFDFPGDPELARNIASFADKHGTWITAIDDEYLPIYYATINLWKFLGEGLPDKRWVTIGVCQTGDMEDHLRLGRALADGIAATPGRRVLLIASGALSHTFWPLRELRDHEASDPAHIFTPEAREADHERIAWFKKGRHDRVLDTMDEFWRYKPEAKFFHYLMMAGALGERACVARARQYGEYENSIGTGQVHLWFDRPAEGWTGSGPPTSTAPHPTA, from the coding sequence ATGGGTGAGATCGTCGGGGCGGGGCTGCTCGCCCACGTCCCCACCGTCGTACTGCCGAAAGAGACGCGGCTGGAGCTGAACGAGGGCAAGGAGATCACCCTCGTCACCGGCCTCCAGCAGCTGCGCGAGGACGTCTTCGCACGTGATGACGCCCACGCATACGACACTGTGGTGGTCCTGGACTCCCACTGGGCGACCACCGTCGAGTTCGTCGTCACCGCCCAGCACCGGCGCGCGGGCCTGTTCACCTCCGAGGAGCTGCCGCGCGGCATGTGCCGGATGCCCTTCGACTTCCCCGGCGACCCCGAACTCGCGCGGAACATCGCTTCGTTCGCCGACAAGCACGGCACCTGGATCACGGCGATCGACGACGAGTACCTGCCGATCTACTACGCCACCATCAACCTGTGGAAGTTCCTCGGCGAGGGACTGCCCGACAAGCGGTGGGTGACCATCGGCGTCTGCCAGACCGGCGACATGGAGGACCACCTGCGCCTCGGCCGCGCCCTCGCCGACGGCATCGCCGCCACCCCCGGCCGCCGGGTCCTGCTCATCGCCTCCGGTGCCCTGTCGCACACCTTCTGGCCGCTGCGCGAGCTGCGCGACCACGAAGCCAGCGACCCGGCCCACATCTTCACGCCCGAGGCCCGCGAGGCGGACCACGAGCGCATCGCCTGGTTCAAGAAGGGCCGCCACGACAGGGTCCTCGACACCATGGACGAGTTCTGGAGGTACAAGCCCGAGGCGAAGTTCTTCCACTACCTGATGATGGCCGGCGCGCTCGGCGAGCGGGCCTGCGTCGCCAGGGCCCGCCAGTACGGCGAGTACGAGAACTCCATCGGCACCGGCCAAGTCCACCTGTGGTTCGACCGCCCGGCCGAGGGCTGGACCGGCAGCGGTCCGCCCACGTCCACCGCCCCGCACCCGACCGCCTAG